AGAAGCAGGTGGTCAAGGAGGAAGCGGCAGCGAAGCCAGTTGTCGAAGCCAAAGAAATGCCCAAACCAGAACCGCCCCCACCCCCACCGCCCCCACCGCCACCCCCCAAAGAAGAGCCTAAGGTGGAAGCAGCGCCGCCCCCCAAGGAAGAGCCTAAGCCCGAAGCTGCTCCCCCTGCGCCAGCGCCTGAACCCATTGATCTGGTGAGCCTGCGCCTTCAGTTTGCTTTCGATGATTACACCCTCGCCACGAAATCGAAAGAAAACTTAGAGAAACTCGCCGCATGGATGTCCAAAAGTCCCACCGAGAAAATTCAGGTCGAAGGGCATACCTGTGACATCGGAACAGCCGAATACAACCTGGCCCTGGGTGAGCGGCGGGCCAACAGCGCCCAAAAATACTTGGAAGGGATGGGGATAGCCTCGGCAAGGATGTCTACCATC
This genomic stretch from Deltaproteobacteria bacterium harbors:
- a CDS encoding OmpA family protein, giving the protein MLRKSSVWLVVLISIVALAFIATGCAKKQVVKEEAAAKPVVEAKEMPKPEPPPPPPPPPPPPKEEPKVEAAPPPKEEPKPEAAPPAPAPEPIDLVSLRLQFAFDDYTLATKSKENLEKLAAWMSKSPTEKIQVEGHTCDIGTAEYNLALGERRANSAQKYLEGMGIASARMSTI